The region TAAGCCTGAAACACGAGCAACTACTGCCCGATGAAGATGGAGAATATTTCAGAAACTGGCGCCCCGGAATAGAATCACCCGATGATATCTGGAACGAAATCGTACAGGTTACCAAGTTACCCGGAGTTACTTCGGCACCAAAACTTCAGCCCATAGAAACCCGGCTGGTTATGCTCCAAACCGGGATGCGCGCGCCAATGGGAATAAAAGTAAAAGGGGATAACCTGCAACAAATAGAAGCTTTCGGTATGAAACTGGAGGAAATCCTTAAAGAAGCTGAAGGCGTAAAAGATGAAGCTGTTTTTGCCGATAGGATTGTGGGGAAACCTTATTTATTGATCGATATTAAGCGGGATCGCCTGGCAAGATACGGAGTGTCTATTGAAGATGTTCAGGAAATTCTGGAAGTTGCAGTAGGCGGAATGCAAATAACGCAGACTGTAGAGGGGCGAGAACGATATGGAGTTCGTGTGCGATACCCACGAGAATTAAGAGCTAACCCCGAAGACATTAAAGATATTTATGTTCCTGTAGAAGGTGGAAGCCCCGTACCATTAAGCGAATTGGTAAATATAAGGTATGAAAAGGGGCCGCAAGTGATTAAAAGTGAAGATACCTTTTTAATTGGATACGTGTTGTTCGATAAGCTAGATGGTTATGCGGAAGTAGACGTGGTGGAAAATGCCCAGGCAACTATTCAGGAGAAAATAGATTCGGGCGAATTGGTAGTTCCACAGGGTATCAACTACCGTTTTACAGGTACTTATGAAAATCAGCTAAGGGCAGAAAAAACCCTTTCTGTCGTAGTGCCTTTATCCTTGCTCATCATCTTCCTGATCCTTTATTTTCAGTTTAAATCTGTATCGACTTCCCTTATGGTATTTACGGGAATTGCGGTTGCCTTTGCCGGAGGTTTCCTAATGATCTGGTTTTATGGTCAGGATTGGTTTATGAATTTTAACTTCTTTGGGGAGAACCTTCGGGACTTATTCCAGATGCATACCATTAACCTGAGTGTGGCTGTTTGGGTAGGTTTTATCGCCCTTTTCGGAATTGCGACCGATGATGGGGTGGTGATGGCCACTTACCTAACCCAAACTTTCGACAAAAATCTAACTGAAACTAAAGACCAGATAAGAGCATCTGTAATAGAAGCAGGTGAAAAGAGGATAAGACCTTGTTTAATGACCACCGCTACAACGATCCTTGCTTTACTGCCAATTTTAACTTCAACCGGGAGAGGTAGTGATATAATGATCCCAATGGCAATTCCTGCTTTTGGAGGAATGCTCATTGCCTTGATAACACTGTTCGTGGTGCCGGTACTGTTTAGTTGGAGGAAGGAAAGTCAGTTAAAAGTGAATAGTGAAAAGCTAGAAGCGAAACGCTAAAATTTATTGAAATGAGAAATTTAGGAATAGAATTAATTGGCCCAGGAATACAGAGAATAAGATTTAACACACTTCTTGTTCTTTTTGCGCTATTCACTTTTTATTCTGTAAGTGGGCAGCAATTGGAGTCTTATATCAAGGTGGCTGAAGAAAACAATCCGGAGATCCAGTCTTTTAATTTGAAATATGAGATTGCAGAGGAAAAGATCAACGAGGTAAACGCTTACCCTGATACCGAGTTTGGAATAGGATACTTTGTGAGTGAACCAGAAACCAGAACCGGTCCGCAAAAATTAAGACTTTCTGTAAGGCAGATGCTTCCCTGGTTTGGAACTATTACCGCAAGGGAAAATTATGCGGGTTCTATGGCAGATGCAGAATATGTGGAGATAGCTGTTGCCAAACGCCAACTGGCCCTTTCTGTAGCTCAGGCTTATTACCGATTATATGCAAACGAGGCTAAACAAAAAGTCTTAAAGGAAAATATAGAATTACTGGAGACCTTTCACGAACTGGCGCTTAATTCGCTTGAAGTGGGCAGTACTTCAGCTGTAGATGTGTTGAGACTTCAAATGCGCCAAAATGATCTGGCTCAGCAAAAAGAAACCCTGGAACAGGAATTTAATGCGGAAGAAGTGCTTTTCAACAATTTGCTCAACCGGGAAGAAAATCTTTCGGTAGAAGTGGTTGATTCGCTTTTTATTCCAGAGTCTCAAACTGATGAGCGGGAAAGAGTAGCTGAGGTACACCCGGAATTATTGAAATTCGACAAACTCTATGAATCGGTAGTAGAAGCTGAAAAATTAAATCTTAAAGATGCATCACCAAAACTGGGTTTCGGAGTAGATTATGTAAGCGTTGCAGAGCGTACCGATATGGCTTTAGTCGATAACGGGAAAGATATCCTAATGCCTATGGTTTCGGTTTCTATTCCCATTTTCAACAGTAAATATAAGTCGGTTACAAGGCAAAATGAACTTCGACAAAAGGAATTGCAGGCACAGAAAAACCAGCGATTAAACCTTTTACAAACAAGCTTAGAAAAAGCCGTGAGCATTAGAAACTCGGCAAGGGTGGCTGCGAACACTTTTATTGAAAATTTAGAGCAGGCGAAAGATGCAGAGGAGATCCTGATAAGGAGTTATGAAACCGGTACTATCGATTTTAACGATGTGCTGGAAATACAGGAATTACAATTAAAATTTCAAACGGGACTTGTCGAGGCTGTAAAGAACTATTATATGCAAGCTGCGGTAATCAATTACCTAAGTAAATAGGTTAGAAATAATTTTTGTCAAGCCAAGACAAGGTTCAGCTAGACGAAAATATAAGAATTAACAGAACAAGTAATATTTAAAAAATGAAAAAATATATCATTTATATCCTAATCCTTATCAGCGGTCTGGTGCTGGGATATCTTTTCTTTGGAACGGGAGACGTGAAGGACGGAAAGGAAGAAACTGAAGTGGCAGACGAGCATGACCATGAAGGAGAAACTACTCAAATGTGGACCTGTTCCATGCACCCACAAATTATGCAACCTGAACCCGGTGACTGCCCTATCTGCGGGATGGAACTTATTCCTGCAGATGCTAATGCCGATGGCCTTAGTGTGGATGAATTTAAAATGACCAACAATGCTATGGCTCTAGCCAATATCCAAACCATTACTGTAGGTGATGCGGGAGCAGCTGAAAATACTCTCAGTCTATCAGGTAAGATCCAGGTAAATGAAGAAGCCAACGCGGTGCAGGTAGCCTACTTTGCGGGAAGAATAGAACGTCTCAATGTTAGTTTTACAGGTGAAAATGTGAATAGGGGACAGCTTTTGGCAACTATTTATTCTCCACAACTTGTTGCCGCACAACAGGAATTGCTTACAGCGGCAAAAATGAAGGAAAGTCAACCAGCCCTTTATAATGCTGTACGAAACAAACTGAAATTATGGAAATTATCAGACGCTCAAATAAATTCTATTGAAGAGGCGGGCCAGGTAAAGGAGAATTTTCCGGTTTTCGCAACAGTATCGGGAACGGTGACTGAAAAAATGGTACAGGAGGGAGATTATGTTGAACAGGGGCAGCCTATGTTTAAGCTGGCAAATTTAAATTCGGTTTGGGCAGTATTCGATGCTTATGAGAATCAAATTTCCGGTTTAGAGGAAGGTCAAAAGATTATTGTAACCACTAATGCCTATCCCGATAAGGAACTGGAAGCTATCATTTCTTTTATAGACCCGGTTTTGAATACGGCTAGCAGAACGCTTAGGCTGAGGGCAGTTTTGGATAATGAGAATGAAAATTTAAAACCTGGAATGTTTGTTAAGGCAAAACTGGAAAGGAATGCCGGGCAGGAACAGGAATCTACTTTAAGCATTCCAAAAACGGCGGTTATGTGGACCGGGGAACGTTCGCTGGTGTATGTGAAAACCAGCCGGGATAAACCTGTTTTTGAAATGCGGGAAATAGAATTAGGCGCCACTTTAGCTGATACTTACGAGGTTTTATCTGGTCTTGAAGGGGGCGAGGAAATTGTTGCAAATGGAACATTTACCGTAGATGCCGCGGCGCAACTACAGGGTAAAAAGTCTATGATGAATCAAGGTAAGAAGAAAGAGGATTCTGCTGAAATGCAAATGAATTTACCCGATAGCTTTCAAAAAGATTTTACC is a window of Salegentibacter salegens DNA encoding:
- a CDS encoding TolC family protein; this translates as MRNLGIELIGPGIQRIRFNTLLVLFALFTFYSVSGQQLESYIKVAEENNPEIQSFNLKYEIAEEKINEVNAYPDTEFGIGYFVSEPETRTGPQKLRLSVRQMLPWFGTITARENYAGSMADAEYVEIAVAKRQLALSVAQAYYRLYANEAKQKVLKENIELLETFHELALNSLEVGSTSAVDVLRLQMRQNDLAQQKETLEQEFNAEEVLFNNLLNREENLSVEVVDSLFIPESQTDERERVAEVHPELLKFDKLYESVVEAEKLNLKDASPKLGFGVDYVSVAERTDMALVDNGKDILMPMVSVSIPIFNSKYKSVTRQNELRQKELQAQKNQRLNLLQTSLEKAVSIRNSARVAANTFIENLEQAKDAEEILIRSYETGTIDFNDVLEIQELQLKFQTGLVEAVKNYYMQAAVINYLSK
- a CDS encoding efflux RND transporter periplasmic adaptor subunit, which encodes MKKYIIYILILISGLVLGYLFFGTGDVKDGKEETEVADEHDHEGETTQMWTCSMHPQIMQPEPGDCPICGMELIPADANADGLSVDEFKMTNNAMALANIQTITVGDAGAAENTLSLSGKIQVNEEANAVQVAYFAGRIERLNVSFTGENVNRGQLLATIYSPQLVAAQQELLTAAKMKESQPALYNAVRNKLKLWKLSDAQINSIEEAGQVKENFPVFATVSGTVTEKMVQEGDYVEQGQPMFKLANLNSVWAVFDAYENQISGLEEGQKIIVTTNAYPDKELEAIISFIDPVLNTASRTLRLRAVLDNENENLKPGMFVKAKLERNAGQEQESTLSIPKTAVMWTGERSLVYVKTSRDKPVFEMREIELGATLADTYEVLSGLEGGEEIVANGTFTVDAAAQLQGKKSMMNQGKKKEDSAEMQMNLPDSFQKDFTGVLSAYLDLKDAFVNTNVEETKTAASKMLQQTEILKISNLGTMETQHLKKIRSMLEAISVNDNIENQRDHFIVLSENIIAFASNMETFEKPVYIQHCPMVNNNKGADWLSLSEEIRNPYFGEVMMNCGDTQRKL